The proteins below are encoded in one region of Populus alba chromosome 2, ASM523922v2, whole genome shotgun sequence:
- the LOC118050033 gene encoding xyloglucan galactosyltransferase MUR3, giving the protein MRRRSPTNVSAELMEKGGGKNQHNRLCLLASLSAFFWILLLYFHFVVLAGSTVDKSVKLDPTPLNPESKTPAFVIDNRLPDNPSKSSPSTSETIPSNATPSSTETTPLETTSTSSQKIEKFPFIRALRTVENKSDPCGGRYIYVHDLPSRFNEDMLKECRSLSLWTNMCKFTTNAGMGPPLENVEGVFSNTGWYATNQFAVDVIFSNRMKQYECLTNDSSIAAAIFVPFYAGFDIARYLWGHNVSRRDAASLDLVDWLMKRPEWGIMQGRDHFLVAGRITWDFRRLTDEESDWGNKLLFLPAAKNMSMLVVESSPWNANDFGIPYPTYFHPAKDADVFTWQDRMRKLERKWLFSFAGAPRPDNPKSIRGQIIDQCKKSKVGKLLECDFGESKCHSPSSIMQMFQSSLFCLQPQGDSYTRRSAFDSMLAGCIPVFFHPGSAYTQYTWHLPKNYTTYSVFIPEDDIRKRNVSIEERLGQISPEQVKIMRDNVINLIPSLIYADPRSKLETLKDAFDVAAQAVIDKVTRLRKNMIEGRTEYDNFVEENSWKYALLDEGQREVGGHEWDPFFSKPKDGNADSGGSSAEAAKNSWKNERRGQS; this is encoded by the coding sequence ATGAGACGCCGGTCTCCGACAAATGTTTCTGCTGAGCTGATGGAGAAAGGGGGAGGAAAGAATCAACATAACCGCCTTTGTTTGTTGGCTTCGCTCTCTGCcttcttttggattttgttattgtattttcattttgttgTTCTAGCAGGTAGCACTGTTGATAAATCTGTCAAATTGGATCCAACCCCGTTAAACCCAGAATCAAAAACCCCTGCTTTTGTAATCGATAATCGGTTACCAGACAACCCTTCGAAAAGTAGCCCTAGTACTAGTGAGACCATCCCATCAAATGCTACTCCTAGTAGTACTGAAACCACTCCATTGGAAACTACCTCTACTAGTAGTCAAAAGATTGAGAAGTTCCCTTTTATAAGAGCTTTGAGAACGGTGGAAAATAAGAGTGATCCGTGTGGAGGGAGGTATATTTATGTCCATGATTTGCCTTCTAGGTTTAATGAGGATATGTTGAAGGAGTGTAGGAGTTTGAGTCTTTGGACTAATATGTGTAAGTTCACAACCAATGCTGGGATGGGACCCCCACTGGAGAATGTTGAAGGGGTGTTTTCAAATACAGGTTGGTATGCCACAAATCAGTTCGCAGTAGATGTGATATTCAGTAATAGGATGAAGCAGTACGAGTGCCTGACAAATGATTCTTCCATCGCTGCTGCGATTTTTGTGCCATTTTATGCGGGGTTTGATATTGCTAGGTATCTTTGGGGGCATAATGTTTCGAGGAGGGATGCTGCTTCACTTGATTTGGTTGACTGGCTCATGAAGAGGCCAGAGTGGGGGATTATGCAAGGCAGGGATCATTTTCTGGTTGCTGGGAGGATAACATGGGATTTCAGGAGGCTAACGGATGAAGAATCGGATTGGGGTAATAAGCTTCTATTTTTGCCAGCTGCAAAAAACATGTCAATGCTTGTGGTCGAATCAAGTCCATGGAATGCTAATGATTTTGGCATTCCTTATCCGACCTATTTTCATCCCGCAAAGGATGCTGATGTGTTTACTTGGCAAGACCGAATGAGGAAATTAGAGAGGAAATGGCTCTTTTCTTTTGCCGGGGCACCACGCCCCGATAACCCCAAATCAATCAGAGGGCAGATCATAGATCAGTGCAAGAAGTCAAAGGTGGGCAAGCTGCTGGAATGTGATTTTGGGGAGAGCAAGTGTCATTCACCAAGCAGCATAATGCAGATGTTTCAGAGTTCTCTCTTCTGTCTCCAGCCTCAAGGTGATTCTTACACGCGGAGGTCAGCTTTCGACTCAATGCTGGCAGGTTGCATTCCTGTCTTCTTCCATCCTGGTTCGGCGTACACACAGTATACTTGGCATCTTCCAAAGAATTATACCACATATTCAGTGTTCATTCCAGAGGATGATATCCGTAAGAGAAATGTTAGCATTGAAGAACGGCTTGGTCAAATTTCTCCTGAGCAGGTCAAGATCATGAGGGACAATGTTATAAACCTCATTCCATCGCTTATATATGCAGATCCTCGCTCAAAATTGGAGACTCTTAAAGATGCTTTTGATGTCGCGGCACAGGCAGTCATTGACAAAGTTACAAGGTTGAGGAAGAACATGATTGAAGGCCGTACAGAATATGATAATTTTGTGGAGGAGAACAGTTGGAAATATGCATTGCTAGATGAAGGACAGCGTGAGGTGGGGGGTCATGAGTGGGATCCTTTCTTCTCAAAACCAAAGGATGGCAATGCTGATTCTGGTGGTTCATCTGCTGAGGCTGCAAAAAATTCATggaagaatgagagaagaggtCAGTCATGA
- the LOC118050031 gene encoding NADH dehydrogenase [ubiquinone] 1 alpha subcomplex subunit 9, mitochondrial isoform X3 → MVDLSALPDEKQCSILKLWSFEELNHGMAEQFAMISRELGGIIRFIQVSCLGASASSPSRVLRAKAAGEEAVLREMHEQSLHAVINNHENWGNYSFEELNHGMAEQLAMAFQVQIGF, encoded by the exons ATGGTTGATCTTTCGGCATTGCCGGATGAGAAGCAATGTAGTATCTTGAAGTTATGGAG TTTTGAGGAATTGAACCATGGCATGGCCGAACAATTCGCAATG ATTTCAAGAGAACTTGGAGGCATCATCAGATTTATTCAAGTTTCTTGCTTAGGAGCATCTGCATCATCTCCATCAAGAGTGCTAAGAGCTAAGGCTGCTGGAGAGGAAGCTGTTTTGAGAGAAATGCATGAG CAATCTCTTCATGCTGTCATAAACAACCATGAAAATTGGGGAAACTACAGTTTTGAGGAATTGAACCATGGCATGGCTGAACAACTCGCAATG GCTTTTCAGGTTCAAATTGGGTTTTGA
- the LOC118050031 gene encoding NADH dehydrogenase [ubiquinone] 1 alpha subcomplex subunit 9, mitochondrial isoform X5, giving the protein MVDLSALPDEKQCSILKLWSFEELNHGMAEQFAMISRELGGIIRFIQVSCLGASASSPSRVLRAKAAGEEAVLREMHEAFQVQIGF; this is encoded by the exons ATGGTTGATCTTTCGGCATTGCCGGATGAGAAGCAATGTAGTATCTTGAAGTTATGGAG TTTTGAGGAATTGAACCATGGCATGGCCGAACAATTCGCAATG ATTTCAAGAGAACTTGGAGGCATCATCAGATTTATTCAAGTTTCTTGCTTAGGAGCATCTGCATCATCTCCATCAAGAGTGCTAAGAGCTAAGGCTGCTGGAGAGGAAGCTGTTTTGAGAGAAATGCATGAG GCTTTTCAGGTTCAAATTGGGTTTTGA
- the LOC118050031 gene encoding NADH dehydrogenase [ubiquinone] 1 alpha subcomplex subunit 9, mitochondrial isoform X2, whose translation MVDLSALPDEKQCSILKLWSFEELNHGMAEQFAMISRELGGIIRFIQVSCLGASASSPSRVLRAKAAGEEAVLREMHEQSLHAVINNHENWGNYSFEELNHGMAEQLAMVYFSLLVKP comes from the exons ATGGTTGATCTTTCGGCATTGCCGGATGAGAAGCAATGTAGTATCTTGAAGTTATGGAG TTTTGAGGAATTGAACCATGGCATGGCCGAACAATTCGCAATG ATTTCAAGAGAACTTGGAGGCATCATCAGATTTATTCAAGTTTCTTGCTTAGGAGCATCTGCATCATCTCCATCAAGAGTGCTAAGAGCTAAGGCTGCTGGAGAGGAAGCTGTTTTGAGAGAAATGCATGAG CAATCTCTTCATGCTGTCATAAACAACCATGAAAATTGGGGAAACTACAGTTTTGAGGAATTGAACCATGGCATGGCTGAACAACTCGCAATGgtatatttttctcttcttgttaaaCCATGA
- the LOC118050031 gene encoding uncharacterized protein isoform X4 — protein sequence MNYSLAALKLLRVQLKDASETLSQNALTLGGILFQRAWVQGILVSNDGDGRLLLDDGTGVIELCLSGDFCLRHWDLGMYVMVVGGYLVRPGT from the exons ATGAATTACAGTCTAGCAGCGCTTAAGCTACTGCGTGTCCAACTGAAAGACGCCAGTGAGACTCTTTCTCAAAACGCCTTGACTCTCGGCGGCATTCTCTTCCAACGCGCCTGGGTGCAG GGAATTTTGGTCTCCAACGACGGTGACGGCCGTCTCCTTCTCGATGACGGCACTGGTGTCATCGAGCTTTGCCTTTCTGGCGACTTCTGCCTCCGTCACTGGGACTTAG GGATGTATGTGATGGTAGTTGGAGGGTACCTTGTCCGTCCTG gtACGTAG
- the LOC118050031 gene encoding uncharacterized protein isoform X1, which translates to MNYSLAALKLLRVQLKDASETLSQNALTLGGILFQRAWVQGILVSNDGDGRLLLDDGTGVIELCLSGDFCLRHWDLGMYVMVVGGYLVRPVETPVIKINLRIDPRVFYLIAFQIAFYLKKH; encoded by the exons ATGAATTACAGTCTAGCAGCGCTTAAGCTACTGCGTGTCCAACTGAAAGACGCCAGTGAGACTCTTTCTCAAAACGCCTTGACTCTCGGCGGCATTCTCTTCCAACGCGCCTGGGTGCAG GGAATTTTGGTCTCCAACGACGGTGACGGCCGTCTCCTTCTCGATGACGGCACTGGTGTCATCGAGCTTTGCCTTTCTGGCGACTTCTGCCTCCGTCACTGGGACTTAG GGATGTATGTGATGGTAGTTGGAGGGTACCTTGTCCGTCCTGTTGAGACTCCTGTGATTAAGATAAATTTACGAATTGATCCccgagttttttatttaatagcttttcaaattgctttttatttgaaaaaacattaa